One region of Qipengyuania sp. SS22 genomic DNA includes:
- a CDS encoding primosomal protein N', which translates to MNRVRCLVLNAALGPLDYKVPEGMDVAAGAVVECPLGPRTVIGIVWEAERLPGTEVPVEKLRNLRGVLPVRPLSAALRRLIEWTADYYVASLASVARMALASGGALKGPATMTEYCLTGGMPERMTPQREAAIGALEGEQATIRELAGIAGVSEGVLRGLVNQGVIGPIEVDCDRPYTEARPDFVEIALSAQQREAADIFSDAVRKADFAPFLLDGVTGSGKTETYFEPVAEALRMGRQVLVLLPEIALTENFLHRFEERFGAPPVLWHSSLKSTERRRAYRAVSEGSAQVVVGARSALFLPFARLGLIVVDEAHETSFKQEEGVRYNARDVAVMRGHFEKVPVVLASATPALESLQMAESGIYAKIDLPSRYGGAKLPTIETIDLTEEKPPQGMWLAQRLVEGIEERLERGEQSLLFLNRRGYAPLTLCRNCGFRYQCPNCSAWLVEHRFTNRLACHHCGHEAPAPKACTECGEPDCLVACGPGVERIADEVAERLPQARVFVATSDTLNSPGRAAEFIAAVEAREVDVIVGTQLVTKGFHFPELTLVGVVDADLGLEGGDLRAGERTYQQVAQVAGRAGRGSKPGEVLIQTRHPEAPVIAALAAGDRDAFYDAETEMRREAGAPPFGRWASIIVSSETDAEARDAANRIGGHRPDVAECLILGPAPAPMALLRGRYRYRFLINARRSVQLQQVIRRWLGAIDHPPGVRVAVDIDPYSFV; encoded by the coding sequence ATGAACCGCGTGCGCTGCCTCGTCCTCAATGCCGCTCTCGGCCCGCTCGACTACAAGGTGCCCGAGGGCATGGATGTCGCGGCGGGGGCCGTGGTCGAATGCCCGCTGGGCCCGCGCACGGTAATCGGGATCGTATGGGAAGCTGAACGGCTCCCGGGAACCGAGGTTCCGGTCGAGAAGCTTCGCAATTTGCGCGGGGTGCTTCCCGTGCGGCCGCTTTCCGCCGCGCTCAGGCGGCTGATCGAATGGACCGCGGACTATTACGTCGCCTCGCTCGCCAGCGTGGCGCGGATGGCGCTGGCCTCGGGAGGCGCGCTCAAGGGCCCCGCGACGATGACCGAATACTGCCTGACCGGCGGCATGCCCGAACGCATGACCCCGCAGCGCGAGGCGGCGATAGGCGCGCTGGAAGGCGAGCAGGCGACGATCCGCGAGCTGGCGGGTATTGCGGGGGTTTCGGAAGGCGTCCTGCGCGGGCTGGTCAACCAGGGCGTGATCGGCCCGATAGAGGTCGATTGCGACCGCCCTTACACTGAGGCGCGGCCCGATTTCGTCGAGATCGCGCTGAGCGCCCAGCAGCGCGAGGCGGCGGACATCTTCTCCGACGCGGTGCGCAAGGCGGATTTTGCCCCCTTCCTGCTCGACGGGGTAACCGGATCGGGCAAGACCGAAACCTATTTCGAACCCGTCGCCGAGGCGCTGCGGATGGGACGGCAGGTGCTCGTCCTGCTGCCCGAGATCGCACTGACCGAAAACTTCCTCCACCGCTTCGAGGAGCGGTTCGGTGCGCCGCCGGTGCTGTGGCATTCCTCGCTCAAGTCGACCGAGCGTCGCCGCGCCTATCGCGCGGTGTCCGAAGGCAGCGCGCAGGTGGTGGTCGGCGCGCGCTCGGCGCTGTTCCTGCCCTTTGCCCGGCTTGGCCTGATCGTGGTCGACGAAGCGCATGAGACCAGCTTCAAACAGGAAGAGGGCGTGCGCTACAATGCGCGCGACGTCGCGGTGATGCGCGGGCATTTCGAGAAGGTGCCCGTGGTGCTCGCCAGCGCCACCCCAGCGCTCGAGAGCCTGCAAATGGCCGAAAGCGGGATCTACGCCAAAATCGACCTGCCGAGCCGCTACGGCGGGGCCAAGCTGCCCACGATCGAGACGATCGACCTGACCGAGGAAAAGCCGCCGCAGGGCATGTGGCTGGCGCAGCGGCTGGTCGAGGGGATCGAGGAGCGGCTGGAGCGCGGCGAGCAATCGCTCTTGTTCCTCAACCGACGCGGCTATGCGCCGCTGACGCTGTGCCGCAATTGCGGCTTTCGCTATCAATGCCCCAATTGCAGCGCCTGGCTGGTCGAGCACCGCTTCACCAATCGGCTCGCCTGCCACCATTGCGGGCATGAGGCGCCCGCCCCCAAGGCCTGCACCGAATGCGGCGAGCCCGATTGCCTCGTGGCCTGCGGGCCGGGGGTCGAACGCATCGCCGACGAGGTCGCCGAACGGCTGCCACAGGCGCGTGTCTTCGTCGCCACCTCGGACACGCTCAATTCGCCCGGCCGCGCGGCGGAGTTCATCGCTGCGGTCGAAGCGCGCGAAGTGGACGTGATCGTGGGCACGCAATTGGTCACCAAGGGGTTTCATTTCCCCGAGCTGACGCTGGTCGGCGTGGTCGATGCCGATCTGGGTCTTGAGGGCGGCGATCTGCGCGCGGGCGAGCGGACCTACCAGCAGGTCGCGCAGGTGGCGGGGCGCGCGGGGCGCGGCTCGAAACCCGGCGAAGTGCTGATCCAGACCCGCCATCCCGAAGCGCCGGTGATTGCCGCACTGGCCGCTGGCGACCGCGATGCCTTCTACGACGCCGAAACCGAGATGCGGCGCGAGGCGGGCGCCCCGCCCTTCGGTCGCTGGGCCTCGATCATCGTCTCGTCCGAAACCGATGCCGAGGCGCGCGATGCCGCCAATCGCATCGGCGGACACCGGCCCGATGTGGCCGAATGCCTGATCCTCGGCCCCGCGCCCGCCCCGATGGCGCTGCTGCGCGGGCGCTATCGCTATCGCTTCCTCATCAACGCCCGTCGCAGCGTGCAATTGCAGCAGGTGATCCGCCGCTGGCTGGGCGCAATCGACCACCCGCCCGGCGTGCGCGTGGCGGTCGATATCGACCCCTACAGCTTCGTCTAG
- a CDS encoding CinA family protein: MAEELEAALPDDVCRLAERILAAAKDRGWQLATAESCTGGLLAALFTDVPGYSHVFDRGVVSYSDGAKCDLLGLASDMVENCGAVSREVAEAMAAGALERSEAQLAVSITGFAGPGGESDEEGLVHFALAGTDGSLIHREEHFGPIGRDGVRISALRAALDMLREKLDLST, translated from the coding sequence ATGGCCGAAGAACTCGAAGCTGCCCTCCCCGACGACGTCTGCCGGCTGGCCGAGCGGATCCTTGCCGCCGCCAAGGACCGCGGTTGGCAACTGGCCACCGCCGAAAGCTGCACCGGCGGCTTGCTCGCCGCACTGTTCACCGACGTCCCGGGTTACAGCCACGTGTTCGACCGCGGCGTGGTGTCCTATTCGGATGGGGCCAAATGCGATCTGCTGGGTCTCGCAAGTGACATGGTCGAGAATTGCGGCGCAGTCAGCCGCGAGGTCGCCGAGGCGATGGCCGCAGGCGCGCTCGAACGATCGGAGGCACAGCTGGCAGTTTCGATCACCGGCTTCGCCGGCCCCGGGGGTGAGAGTGACGAGGAGGGCCTCGTCCATTTCGCGCTCGCGGGCACCGACGGATCGTTGATCCATCGCGAAGAACATTTCGGGCCGATAGGCCGCGACGGGGTGCGAATTTCCGCGCTGCGCGCCGCGCTCGACATGCTGCGCGAAAAGCTCGATCTTTCGACCTAG
- a CDS encoding winged helix-turn-helix transcriptional regulator yields METVPHPAQEGTLLSDRNTDVTLEVHDAPQCTAVNDILARVGDKWSVRVVMGLADGSRRFNELRRDIPGISQRMLTRTLRGLERDGLVNRTVTPSVPLRVDYALTALGRSLCDPVARLGNWAIANIGKVEAARAVYDSEQD; encoded by the coding sequence ATGGAAACTGTACCCCACCCCGCGCAAGAAGGCACCTTGCTGTCCGATAGGAACACCGATGTGACCCTTGAGGTTCACGACGCGCCGCAATGCACTGCGGTAAACGACATCCTCGCGCGTGTCGGCGACAAATGGTCGGTTCGCGTGGTCATGGGGCTGGCCGACGGGTCGCGGCGGTTCAACGAATTGCGCCGCGACATCCCGGGTATTTCGCAGCGCATGCTGACGCGCACCCTGCGCGGGCTGGAGCGTGACGGGCTGGTCAACCGCACGGTCACTCCCAGCGTGCCGCTGCGGGTCGATTATGCGTTGACGGCGCTGGGCCGCTCGCTGTGCGACCCGGTGGCGCGGCTGGGCAATTGGGCGATTGCCAATATCGGCAAGGTCGAGGCCGCCCGCGCGGTCTACGACAGCGAACAGGACTAG
- a CDS encoding FMN-dependent NADH-azoreductase, which translates to MQILRIDSSTTGDQSISRKLTDELLAHFTAEHPDAKVVTRDLVAEPLPHIDPITTSAIRTPPETHEEAVAAAYPEQRAVLDEFLASDVVIVGAPMYNFTIPSQLKAWLDRLGVPGVTFKYSEKGPEGLAGRRKVVVASARGGAYSTDQMAENQESLLTTFFGFIGVDDLHFVRVEKAGFGPDAIEQGMNAAKQEIAKL; encoded by the coding sequence ATGCAAATCCTTCGTATCGACAGTTCGACCACCGGCGATCAATCGATCAGCCGCAAGCTGACCGACGAACTGCTTGCGCATTTCACTGCCGAGCATCCCGACGCCAAGGTCGTCACGCGCGATCTCGTGGCCGAGCCGCTGCCGCATATCGACCCGATCACCACCAGCGCGATCCGCACGCCGCCCGAAACGCATGAGGAAGCGGTTGCCGCGGCCTATCCCGAACAGCGTGCGGTGCTCGACGAATTCCTTGCCAGCGACGTGGTGATCGTCGGCGCGCCGATGTATAATTTCACCATTCCCAGCCAGCTCAAGGCATGGCTCGACCGGCTCGGCGTGCCCGGCGTGACCTTCAAATATAGCGAGAAGGGCCCCGAAGGCCTTGCCGGCAGGCGCAAGGTCGTGGTCGCATCGGCACGCGGCGGCGCATATTCGACCGACCAGATGGCGGAGAACCAGGAAAGCCTGCTGACCACCTTCTTCGGCTTCATCGGCGTGGACGATCTGCACTTCGTCCGCGTCGAGAAGGCGGGGTTCGGGCCCGACGCGATCGAACAGGGCATGAATGCGGCGAAGCAGGAAATCGCCAAGCTATAA